A stretch of Crossiella cryophila DNA encodes these proteins:
- a CDS encoding aldo/keto reductase has product MRYRTLGGTGIEVSVHCLGAMMFGAVGNSDHGDSARIIHAALDTGINFVDTADMYSTGESEEIVGKALAGRREDVVLATKFHFPMGEGPNRGGNSRRWITRAIEDSLRRLRTDWIDLYQVHRPDRATDIEETLAALTDLVRQGKIRAFGCSSFPAQDIAEAHHVAERRGLYRFRTEQPPYSLLARGVETNLLPTAQRYGMGVLTWSPLASGFLSGKIRKNQPVDLGTGRAALTPFRFDPSLPENAAKFDALEQLAELAQDLGVTLPELAVAFPAAHPAVTSVIIGPRTMEQFEGLTKGAALVLDDATLDRIDEIVPPGTDLYRADGAWQPPSLEPGRRRRPVAERAAD; this is encoded by the coding sequence ATGCGTTACCGCACACTCGGCGGCACCGGCATCGAGGTCAGCGTGCACTGCCTGGGCGCGATGATGTTCGGCGCGGTCGGCAACTCCGACCATGGCGACAGCGCCCGGATCATCCACGCCGCCCTGGACACCGGCATCAACTTCGTGGACACCGCGGACATGTACTCCACCGGGGAGTCCGAGGAGATCGTCGGCAAGGCACTGGCAGGCAGGCGCGAGGACGTGGTCCTGGCCACCAAGTTCCACTTCCCGATGGGCGAGGGACCCAACCGCGGCGGCAACTCCCGGCGCTGGATCACCCGCGCCATCGAGGACAGCCTGCGCCGCCTGCGCACCGACTGGATCGACCTGTACCAGGTGCACCGCCCCGACCGGGCCACCGACATCGAGGAGACCCTGGCCGCGCTGACCGACCTGGTCCGCCAGGGCAAGATCCGCGCCTTCGGCTGCTCCAGCTTCCCCGCCCAGGACATCGCCGAGGCCCACCACGTCGCCGAACGCCGCGGCCTGTACCGCTTCCGCACCGAACAGCCGCCGTACTCGCTGCTGGCCAGGGGCGTGGAGACCAACCTGCTGCCCACCGCCCAGCGCTACGGCATGGGTGTGCTGACCTGGAGCCCCCTCGCCTCCGGCTTCCTCTCCGGCAAGATCCGCAAGAACCAGCCGGTGGACCTGGGCACCGGCCGGGCCGCGCTGACCCCGTTCCGCTTCGACCCGTCCCTGCCGGAGAACGCCGCCAAGTTCGACGCCCTGGAGCAGCTGGCCGAACTGGCCCAGGACCTGGGCGTGACCCTGCCCGAACTCGCGGTGGCCTTCCCCGCCGCGCACCCGGCGGTCACCTCGGTGATCATCGGACCACGCACGATGGAGCAGTTCGAGGGCCTGACCAAGGGCGCCGCCCTGGTGCTGGACGACGCCACCCTCGACCGCATCGACGAGATCGTGCCGCCGGGAACGGACCTGTACCGGGCGGACGGGGCCTGGCAGCCACCGTCGCTGGAGCCGGGGCGCCGGCGACGCCCGGTGGCCGAGCGCGCGGCGGACTGA
- a CDS encoding bifunctional helix-turn-helix transcriptional regulator/GNAT family N-acetyltransferase, translating to MTSVRQERIAAVRAFTRCYTAQLGVLDEGLLRTPYTLTEARVLFELGQRDTVDVADLRRDLALDAGYLSRIVGRFAADGLLAKEKSAADARRQVLRLTESGRAVFADLDARSAEQVLGLLGELAEADQERLVAAMNTVREVLAPTRPRPRTVVLRALRPGDYGWVISRNAVLYAEQFGWDQSYEALVAKIIADFAGSHDPSREAGWIAEVDGEPVGCVFCVSEDEQTARLRLLLVEPSARGLGIGSRLVEECLRFAERAGYSAITLWTNDVLTAARKIYQEFGFELVSEDKHHSFGKDLTGQTWSRPLPVRVTR from the coding sequence ATGACGAGTGTGCGGCAGGAGCGGATCGCCGCGGTCCGGGCCTTCACCCGGTGCTACACCGCCCAGCTGGGCGTGCTCGACGAGGGACTGCTGCGCACCCCGTACACGCTCACCGAGGCCAGGGTGCTCTTCGAGCTGGGCCAGCGCGACACCGTGGACGTGGCCGACCTGCGCCGCGACCTCGCCCTGGACGCCGGGTACCTCAGCCGGATCGTCGGCCGCTTCGCCGCCGACGGACTCCTGGCCAAGGAGAAGTCCGCCGCCGACGCCCGCCGCCAGGTGCTGCGCCTGACCGAGTCCGGCCGCGCGGTCTTCGCCGACCTGGACGCCCGCTCGGCCGAACAGGTCCTCGGCCTGCTCGGCGAACTCGCCGAAGCGGACCAGGAACGCCTGGTGGCGGCCATGAACACGGTGCGGGAGGTGCTGGCGCCGACCCGGCCCCGCCCGCGCACGGTGGTGCTGCGCGCGCTGCGTCCCGGCGACTACGGCTGGGTGATCAGCCGCAACGCCGTGCTCTACGCCGAGCAGTTCGGCTGGGACCAGAGCTACGAGGCCCTGGTCGCCAAGATCATCGCTGATTTCGCTGGTTCTCACGACCCTTCTCGGGAGGCGGGCTGGATCGCCGAGGTCGACGGCGAACCGGTGGGTTGCGTGTTCTGCGTGAGCGAGGACGAGCAGACCGCCCGGCTGCGGCTGTTGCTGGTCGAACCGAGCGCCAGGGGTCTGGGCATCGGCTCTCGCCTGGTCGAGGAGTGCCTGCGCTTCGCCGAACGCGCCGGCTACTCCGCGATCACCCTGTGGACCAACGACGTGCTCACCGCGGCCCGCAAGATCTACCAGGAGTTCGGGTTCGAGCTGGTCAGCGAGGACAAGCACCACAGCTTCGGCAAGGACCTCACCGGCCAGACCTGGTCCCGGCCACTGCCGGTGCGGGTAACTCGCTGA
- a CDS encoding SGNH/GDSL hydrolase family protein, translated as MRTWTSVPAAVLAVLLTLWSAPVAQAVAPARAAAHWVATWGTAMSEGSAELASWPSYTVRHFPHTSLGGSAVRIRLSNVYGDGAARFGRVTVAVATATSPRRPVSTPRELSFGGRRPVTVAAGGTAVSDPLPFTVAAGSDLVVSMFLDRPPGLATRHRAAYAHNHLAAGDQSGALDPAVFTRSTTSWYFLADVEVDAPGGAVVAFGDSITDGAGSTVGTDRRWPDRLAARDRRSGVVNAGISGNKVLADNPGYGPAGISRAQRDITRRAGVRTAILLQGINDIRQDNPPSLEQLWQGYRRIVATAHARGIRVLGGTLTPFQGSARFTAARESLRQQVNQRIRSGVLFDGVVDFDAAVRDPADPARLRAHFHNGDWLHPNDAGYQAMAGAVPLSELPAPAVAGTRSGR; from the coding sequence CGCTGTGGTCGGCGCCGGTGGCACAGGCCGTCGCACCCGCGCGTGCGGCTGCCCACTGGGTCGCGACCTGGGGCACGGCGATGAGTGAGGGCAGTGCCGAACTGGCCTCCTGGCCGAGCTACACCGTCCGGCACTTCCCGCACACCAGCCTCGGCGGGTCGGCGGTCCGGATCCGACTGTCCAATGTGTACGGAGACGGCGCGGCCCGCTTCGGCCGGGTCACCGTCGCGGTGGCCACGGCTACCAGTCCACGCCGACCGGTCAGCACCCCGCGTGAGCTGAGCTTCGGTGGACGGAGACCGGTGACCGTGGCCGCGGGCGGGACAGCGGTGAGCGATCCACTGCCGTTCACCGTCGCGGCGGGTTCGGACCTGGTGGTGAGCATGTTCCTGGACCGCCCGCCAGGCCTGGCCACCCGGCACCGGGCGGCCTACGCGCACAACCACCTGGCGGCCGGGGACCAGTCCGGGGCACTGGATCCGGCGGTGTTCACCCGCAGCACCACCTCCTGGTACTTCCTCGCCGATGTGGAGGTCGACGCCCCCGGCGGCGCGGTGGTGGCCTTCGGCGACTCGATCACCGACGGCGCCGGGTCCACGGTCGGCACCGATCGCCGCTGGCCGGACCGGCTCGCCGCGCGGGATCGCCGCTCAGGTGTGGTCAACGCCGGGATCAGCGGCAACAAAGTCCTGGCGGACAACCCGGGCTACGGACCCGCCGGGATCTCCCGCGCCCAGCGGGACATCACGCGGCGGGCCGGGGTGCGCACCGCGATCCTCCTGCAAGGCATCAACGACATCCGGCAGGACAACCCGCCCTCGCTGGAGCAGTTGTGGCAGGGCTACCGACGGATCGTGGCCACCGCGCACGCCCGCGGCATCCGGGTGCTCGGCGGCACGCTCACCCCGTTCCAGGGCTCGGCCAGGTTCACCGCGGCCAGGGAATCGTTACGGCAGCAGGTGAACCAGCGAATCCGGTCGGGCGTGCTCTTCGACGGGGTGGTCGACTTCGACGCGGCCGTGCGGGATCCGGCTGATCCGGCCAGGTTGCGGGCGCACTTCCACAACGGCGACTGGTTACACCCCAACGACGCCGGCTATCAGGCGATGGCCGGGGCGGTGCCGCTCAGCGAGTTACCCGCACCGGCAGTGGCCGGGACCAGGTCTGGCCGGTGA